From a region of the Candidatus Rhabdochlamydia sp. T3358 genome:
- a CDS encoding NUDIX domain-containing protein yields the protein MPKHLKQAVSGIIFCSEKKKVLLIKRRDIPVWVLPGGGVEAQESPEEAVVREVYEETGLSVQIVRKVAEYLPVNKLTQLTHLFECSVVQGNLQTGMETKEIHFFLSSNLPLLPPPYLSWIQDTLSHQKWVIRKKIEGVSYPVLFKLLCLHPILVIRYLLTKMGIHINT from the coding sequence ATGCCAAAGCATTTAAAGCAAGCGGTCTCTGGGATTATCTTTTGCTCCGAGAAAAAAAAAGTCCTCTTGATTAAAAGAAGAGACATTCCTGTTTGGGTGCTTCCAGGAGGAGGCGTGGAAGCACAAGAATCTCCTGAAGAAGCTGTAGTTAGAGAAGTCTATGAAGAAACGGGCTTAAGCGTACAGATTGTGCGCAAAGTAGCTGAGTACTTGCCAGTAAACAAGCTTACTCAATTGACACACCTATTTGAGTGCTCTGTTGTACAAGGGAATCTGCAAACAGGTATGGAAACTAAAGAGATTCATTTTTTTCTATCTTCCAACCTGCCTCTATTACCCCCTCCTTATTTAAGCTGGATTCAAGACACTCTATCCCATCAAAAATGGGTTATCAGAAAAAAAATTGAAGGGGTATCTTATCCTGTTTTGTTCAAGCTTTTATGCCTACACCCTATTTTAGTCATACGTTATCTACTGACTAAAATGGGCATTCACATTAATACCTAA
- a CDS encoding 3-deoxy-7-phosphoheptulonate synthase, which translates to MKQIQILPPAILKKQCPISKSAQDFLMQSQEKANAIAAAVDPSKVFFIGPCSIHDIDSAIAYAECFKKLCNTLSNRCFLVMRVHLQKPRTITGWKGLMYDPYLDGSNDIQTGLIWSRRLLTTLAEMHVPCAMEWLDPLSSCFLSDLITWGFIGARTSSSQVHRELASSLYFPVGFKNHTDGSLEDAIYGVLSAKEKHTFMSINQEGIACAFQSAGNPHTHLVLRGSHQGINYDSKSIKTALKKLAAVNLPQRIIIDCAHDNCEKQFQKQKNVFQSVLEQISTGGHEILGVMIESHLKEGNQILEPDKLEFGLSITDPCLNWEATAELISQANCVMC; encoded by the coding sequence ATGAAGCAAATACAAATACTTCCTCCTGCTATTTTAAAAAAGCAATGTCCTATCTCCAAATCCGCACAAGATTTTCTCATGCAATCCCAAGAAAAGGCAAATGCGATTGCGGCGGCTGTTGATCCTAGCAAAGTATTTTTTATCGGCCCCTGTTCTATTCATGATATCGACTCAGCTATTGCTTATGCCGAATGTTTTAAAAAACTTTGCAATACTTTGAGTAATCGCTGTTTTTTAGTCATGCGCGTTCATCTGCAAAAACCTCGTACAATTACAGGCTGGAAAGGTTTGATGTACGATCCTTATTTAGATGGAAGCAACGATATCCAAACAGGATTAATCTGGTCTCGCAGGCTTCTAACCACTCTTGCTGAAATGCATGTTCCTTGTGCAATGGAGTGGCTTGATCCTCTTTCTTCTTGTTTTTTAAGCGATTTAATCACTTGGGGGTTCATTGGAGCTCGTACCTCTAGTTCTCAAGTACACCGCGAATTAGCCTCTAGTCTTTATTTCCCTGTAGGTTTTAAAAATCACACAGATGGCTCTTTAGAAGATGCTATTTACGGAGTGTTATCTGCTAAAGAGAAGCACACATTTATGAGCATTAACCAAGAAGGGATCGCATGTGCCTTTCAATCTGCGGGAAATCCTCATACACACCTTGTTTTAAGAGGTTCTCATCAAGGAATTAACTATGATTCCAAGTCAATCAAAACAGCTTTGAAAAAGCTAGCGGCTGTGAATTTACCCCAGCGCATTATCATTGACTGTGCGCACGATAACTGCGAAAAACAATTCCAAAAACAAAAAAACGTCTTTCAATCTGTCTTAGAGCAAATCTCAACCGGCGGGCATGAAATTTTAGGAGTGATGATAGAGAGTCATCTAAAAGAAGGCAACCAAATTCTAGAACCCGATAAGTTAGAATTTGGCCTTTCCATTACAGATCCTTGCTTAAATTGGGAGGCGACTGCTGAGTTGATTTCCCAAGCTAACTGCGTGATGTGCTAA
- a CDS encoding DUF4406 domain-containing protein: MKNIFLGGPFKGYIDPNTNLMKEKYKKVFMDLINFFETRGYEVHNAHKRESWGEFFWEPEDCTKLDYEEICKADVFIAFPGAPASPGTHIEIGWASALGKKIILLLEEEKYYAHLVKGLHTIADTHFIYYQQAADYMQALEKLFPALEAILI; encoded by the coding sequence ATGAAGAACATTTTTCTTGGAGGGCCTTTTAAAGGTTACATTGATCCAAATACAAATTTGATGAAAGAAAAGTATAAAAAAGTTTTTATGGACTTAATTAATTTCTTTGAAACAAGAGGATATGAGGTTCATAACGCTCATAAAAGAGAATCATGGGGAGAATTTTTTTGGGAGCCGGAGGATTGCACTAAACTGGATTATGAGGAGATTTGTAAAGCCGATGTTTTTATTGCTTTTCCAGGAGCCCCAGCTTCTCCAGGAACACACATTGAAATAGGATGGGCATCCGCTTTAGGAAAAAAAATTATCTTATTATTGGAAGAAGAAAAGTATTACGCTCATCTTGTAAAAGGTTTGCATACGATAGCCGATACACATTTTATCTATTACCAGCAAGCAGCGGATTATATGCAGGCTCTTGAGAAATTATTTCCTGCTCTTGAGGCTATACTTATTTAA
- a CDS encoding DegT/DnrJ/EryC1/StrS family aminotransferase produces the protein MKKTIIFDAEPFCFGPISIALNLIEYLRKETKLHEHCEFVLLGTGTSKQLAEASQLLDRIIECNTTSFDSLNEHAKLIKKADLFISVTNPHSINFLNEFQIERLFIDTLFWLWGELRADFSQVKTYYIQQFFNIHEQLQKFLQYIPCYKIVQPLIAHNLLKEPEEDFILINLGGIETVYHQTSGFYEALISEICTSIPLKNYPIVVAGGGKTIELLKARYERENLRIGCFGKQEFKNLFTRCRKFITAPGLTSIHESHFLGKDVFFLPAQNYSQYLHMVYLRKDVKEVKGLHYDDCFSYPSIAEFLPEEDGIHLVKQLSGQLINNRAAMDQLIRAVIEFLQAPKTVFCLSRELCFSGSGVKEIAKDIVSLFEGSCMNTTFTPNLGLGQSLIGIEEKRNLIDVVEQQALFRFNSGKKHFCARSEKMISEMLDVKHSLVITNCTSALKAALVVLEPIPGDYVLIPAISFIATANACLSAGLIPIMIDVDSSGHMDPQALLDFLHEHPKPFAVIAVHLDGGGCQIETIASICSLYAVFLIEDTARSFSVTRGGKSLGSFGEIGCFSFQENKILSTGEGGAVITQKTALFEKIVAYSDHGAKRDKNGYPYWDQNLGFGENFKSTELTGAVLLAQLNRLGDIRTNLRKHHRELFQDLPSGALYPRSLEDIPTVAWIDSPELIKCLKKIKVPLVSWERWYLPEHPIIKHRRSFYRNGYPWNLLKIKQRPTFEKAKSICSLRHSLPIPLKEEDFAVLKQNINKLAICL, from the coding sequence ATGAAAAAAACAATTATTTTTGATGCAGAGCCTTTTTGTTTTGGACCTATTTCAATAGCTTTAAATTTGATTGAGTATCTTAGAAAAGAAACTAAGCTCCATGAACATTGTGAATTCGTTTTATTAGGAACGGGAACTTCTAAACAATTAGCAGAGGCAAGTCAATTATTAGATAGAATTATTGAGTGCAATACAACATCGTTTGACTCTTTAAATGAACATGCTAAGCTTATTAAAAAAGCAGATTTATTCATTTCAGTAACTAACCCGCACTCGATCAATTTTTTAAATGAATTTCAAATTGAAAGGCTATTCATTGACACCCTTTTTTGGTTGTGGGGCGAGCTGCGGGCTGACTTTAGTCAAGTTAAGACCTATTACATTCAGCAATTTTTTAATATCCATGAGCAACTACAGAAGTTTTTACAGTACATTCCTTGCTATAAAATTGTACAGCCGCTTATTGCCCATAACTTATTGAAAGAGCCCGAAGAGGACTTTATACTTATTAACTTAGGGGGTATTGAGACTGTTTATCATCAAACATCGGGTTTCTATGAAGCCTTGATTAGTGAAATTTGTACATCTATACCTCTGAAAAATTATCCCATTGTGGTCGCAGGAGGTGGTAAAACAATCGAATTGCTAAAGGCTCGATATGAAAGAGAAAATTTGAGAATTGGATGTTTTGGAAAACAAGAATTTAAAAATCTTTTTACTCGATGCAGAAAATTTATTACAGCACCGGGTTTAACTTCGATTCACGAAAGTCATTTTTTAGGTAAAGATGTCTTTTTTCTTCCAGCTCAGAATTATAGTCAATATCTTCACATGGTTTATTTACGTAAGGACGTAAAAGAGGTCAAGGGACTACATTACGACGACTGTTTTTCCTACCCATCAATTGCAGAATTTCTACCAGAAGAGGATGGGATCCATCTTGTTAAACAATTGTCAGGGCAATTGATTAATAATAGAGCTGCAATGGATCAGTTAATTAGAGCCGTTATAGAATTCTTGCAAGCCCCAAAAACAGTCTTTTGTTTAAGTAGGGAACTTTGTTTTTCTGGTTCTGGGGTCAAAGAAATTGCAAAGGATATTGTTAGCCTATTCGAAGGATCCTGTATGAATACCACATTCACACCTAATCTAGGCCTAGGACAATCATTAATAGGTATAGAAGAAAAACGAAACCTTATCGATGTAGTTGAACAACAGGCTTTATTTCGTTTTAATAGTGGGAAAAAACATTTTTGTGCTCGATCTGAGAAAATGATCTCAGAAATGCTCGATGTCAAGCATAGTTTGGTAATCACCAACTGCACAAGTGCATTAAAGGCTGCTTTAGTTGTATTAGAACCTATTCCCGGTGATTATGTACTGATTCCTGCTATCTCATTTATTGCAACTGCTAATGCCTGTTTATCCGCTGGTCTTATCCCCATTATGATCGATGTAGATAGCTCGGGTCATATGGATCCACAAGCTCTTTTAGATTTTTTGCATGAGCATCCTAAACCTTTTGCTGTAATTGCTGTGCACTTAGATGGAGGAGGATGTCAGATCGAAACAATTGCCTCAATTTGTAGTTTATATGCTGTTTTTCTAATCGAAGATACAGCGCGCTCTTTTTCAGTCACCCGTGGAGGGAAATCTCTTGGTAGCTTTGGAGAAATTGGATGTTTTAGCTTTCAAGAAAATAAAATTTTATCAACTGGGGAAGGAGGAGCTGTCATTACGCAAAAAACTGCTTTATTTGAAAAAATAGTGGCTTATTCAGATCATGGTGCTAAGCGTGATAAAAATGGTTATCCTTATTGGGATCAAAATTTAGGATTTGGAGAGAATTTTAAGTCTACTGAACTAACAGGAGCTGTTCTTTTAGCGCAACTTAACAGGCTAGGTGATATTCGAACTAATTTAAGAAAGCATCATAGAGAGCTCTTTCAAGATTTGCCAAGTGGTGCTTTGTACCCTCGCTCTTTGGAAGATATCCCAACTGTTGCTTGGATAGACTCTCCCGAGTTAATTAAATGTTTAAAAAAAATAAAAGTCCCTCTAGTTTCCTGGGAACGTTGGTATCTTCCTGAACATCCCATTATTAAACACAGGCGTTCATTTTATCGAAATGGCTATCCATGGAACTTGCTGAAGATTAAGCAAAGGCCAACTTTTGAAAAAGCAAAATCTATTTGTTCTTTGAGACACAGTCTTCCTATTCCTCTTAAAGAAGAAGATTTTGCTGTATTAAAACAAAACATTAACAAACTAGCAATTTGCCTTTGA
- a CDS encoding sodium:alanine symporter family protein, which yields MTYKIFVWYLNQLDKWMWSYVLFFLLIGVGIFFTIRLKGMQFRYLGYSLKLAFTRSDQDAEGDISQFQALMTALAATIGIGSIAGVATAIVAGGFGAVFWMWVIALVGMATKFIEAILAVKYREIDANGRMCGGPMYYLANGLQLKWLGVIFSICCLLATLCGGNLIQAHSIAIACTELISCSVIWPGMIMAVLTAFVLFGGIKNIAKISSLLVPIMALLYIVSGLFILCVRYDRVWEGFLTIIQTAFTGQAAVGGFLGASVMMAIQLGAARGISSNEAGMGSAPIAAAAAKTDVPGRQALISMSGVFFSSFVVCTITALVISVTDVLGTIGANGKALNGVALVIQAFRSIIPGGEFIVILGVILFGYTTIIGWSYYGEKSMEFLFKGALLKSYRILFCFCVFLGSIMSIEIVWPLADIMNGLMAFPNLIGLIGLSSVACKEAQHFFQLLKQEKKAALN from the coding sequence ATGACTTATAAAATATTTGTTTGGTATTTAAATCAATTAGATAAATGGATGTGGAGTTATGTTTTATTTTTTCTACTTATTGGCGTAGGAATATTTTTTACGATTCGTTTAAAAGGAATGCAATTTCGTTATTTGGGGTATTCCTTAAAATTAGCATTTACTAGATCGGATCAAGATGCAGAAGGAGATATTAGCCAGTTCCAAGCTCTAATGACAGCCTTAGCTGCAACCATTGGAATTGGTAGTATTGCAGGAGTTGCAACTGCAATTGTTGCAGGAGGATTTGGAGCTGTTTTTTGGATGTGGGTGATTGCTCTTGTAGGGATGGCAACGAAATTCATTGAGGCTATTTTAGCAGTGAAATATCGAGAAATAGATGCAAATGGGAGAATGTGCGGTGGGCCTATGTACTATTTAGCAAATGGTCTGCAATTAAAATGGCTAGGAGTAATTTTCTCCATTTGCTGCTTACTAGCTACTCTCTGCGGGGGAAATCTCATACAAGCACACTCTATTGCAATAGCTTGTACTGAACTCATTTCTTGCTCGGTTATCTGGCCTGGAATGATTATGGCGGTTCTTACTGCTTTTGTTCTATTTGGAGGTATTAAAAATATTGCTAAGATTAGTAGCTTATTAGTACCAATTATGGCCCTCTTATATATTGTTTCAGGCCTATTTATTTTATGTGTGCGCTATGACCGTGTCTGGGAAGGATTTTTAACAATTATCCAAACAGCTTTTACAGGACAGGCAGCAGTTGGTGGTTTCTTGGGAGCATCTGTTATGATGGCAATCCAATTAGGTGCTGCTAGAGGAATCTCTTCAAATGAAGCAGGTATGGGAAGCGCGCCCATTGCAGCAGCAGCAGCAAAAACCGATGTACCAGGAAGACAAGCCTTGATTTCCATGAGTGGGGTATTCTTTTCTAGTTTTGTTGTATGCACAATTACAGCGCTTGTGATCTCGGTAACCGATGTCTTAGGAACAATAGGAGCAAATGGAAAAGCGCTCAATGGAGTAGCTCTTGTGATTCAAGCTTTTCGCTCTATTATTCCCGGAGGGGAATTTATTGTGATTTTAGGAGTTATCTTATTTGGTTACACCACCATCATTGGATGGTCGTATTACGGAGAGAAAAGCATGGAATTCCTCTTTAAAGGGGCTTTGTTAAAAAGTTACCGAATCCTGTTTTGTTTTTGTGTATTCTTAGGCTCCATTATGAGTATAGAAATAGTCTGGCCTCTAGCAGATATTATGAATGGCTTAATGGCTTTTCCTAATTTAATCGGTCTAATTGGCCTATCTTCTGTTGCTTGCAAAGAAGCTCAGCATTTTTTTCAGCTATTAAAACAAGAAAAAAAAGCAGCACTCAATTAA
- the fumC gene encoding class II fumarate hydratase has product MRKERDSLGEIDVPADCYWGAQTQRSLANFAIGTEKMPMSLIRAIAIVKLAAAKVNQELGLLDAQKATVIISVCKEILKGDLDDQFPLVIWQTGSGTQTNMNVNEVIANRANVKLGGKKGSKDPVHPNDDVNQSQSSNDVFPSAMHIAAKLAICQNLLPNLQRFYSALEQKAEEFQKIIKVGRTHLMDAAPLSLGQEFSGYATQIKQGISAIENALNPLSELALGGSAVGTGLNTHPEYAKQVAKVISQQTQVIFLSAANKFEALAANDAIVEMSGALKRLSCSLMKIANDIRWLGSGPRCGIAELILPENEPGSSIMPGKVNPTQCEAMTMVAVQVFGNDTTITFAGSQGNFELNVFKPVMIYNLLQSIQLLSDVVRSFQDKCLNGIQPNKARIAYYLENSLMLATALNPVIGYDKAAKVVSKAYRENSSLKEAAMQLGFLTEAQFDAAVNPNKMI; this is encoded by the coding sequence ATGCGCAAAGAGAGAGATTCTTTAGGAGAGATCGATGTTCCAGCGGATTGTTATTGGGGAGCGCAAACACAACGCTCTTTAGCCAATTTTGCAATTGGAACAGAGAAAATGCCTATGTCTTTGATTCGTGCAATAGCTATAGTAAAGCTTGCTGCTGCTAAGGTAAATCAAGAGTTGGGATTATTGGATGCTCAAAAAGCTACAGTGATTATTAGTGTGTGCAAAGAAATCTTAAAAGGAGATTTAGATGATCAATTTCCTTTAGTCATTTGGCAGACAGGTTCTGGTACACAGACGAATATGAATGTCAATGAAGTAATCGCCAATCGCGCCAATGTAAAACTAGGAGGAAAAAAGGGGAGTAAGGACCCGGTTCATCCTAATGATGATGTGAATCAATCTCAATCTTCAAATGATGTTTTCCCTAGCGCTATGCATATTGCGGCTAAACTTGCTATTTGTCAAAATTTGCTTCCTAATTTACAAAGATTTTACTCAGCTTTAGAGCAAAAAGCAGAAGAGTTTCAAAAGATTATTAAAGTGGGTCGTACGCATCTTATGGATGCTGCTCCTTTAAGCTTAGGGCAAGAATTTTCTGGATATGCTACGCAAATTAAGCAAGGGATTTCCGCTATTGAAAATGCCTTAAATCCTCTTTCAGAGCTAGCTCTTGGTGGCAGTGCTGTAGGAACAGGGCTTAACACTCATCCTGAGTACGCAAAACAAGTAGCTAAGGTGATTAGTCAGCAAACACAGGTTATATTTCTCTCAGCTGCTAACAAATTCGAAGCTTTAGCTGCTAATGATGCTATTGTTGAGATGAGTGGGGCTTTAAAGAGACTCAGCTGTTCTTTAATGAAAATTGCAAACGATATTCGTTGGCTAGGTTCTGGTCCAAGGTGTGGTATTGCCGAGCTTATTTTACCAGAAAATGAACCTGGTTCGTCCATTATGCCTGGTAAGGTAAATCCTACTCAATGTGAAGCAATGACAATGGTGGCTGTGCAAGTATTTGGAAATGATACAACTATTACTTTTGCGGGCTCACAGGGAAATTTTGAGCTAAATGTCTTTAAGCCTGTTATGATTTACAATCTGCTTCAATCTATTCAACTTCTGTCTGATGTAGTTCGTAGTTTTCAGGACAAATGCTTAAATGGTATACAGCCAAATAAAGCGCGTATTGCCTATTACTTAGAGAACTCGCTGATGTTGGCTACTGCTTTAAACCCTGTCATCGGTTATGATAAAGCAGCAAAAGTTGTCTCTAAAGCATATCGAGAAAATAGCTCTCTTAAAGAAGCTGCAATGCAATTGGGCTTTTTAACAGAAGCACAATTTGATGCTGCTGTTAATCCTAATAAAATGATTTAG
- a CDS encoding autotransporter-associated beta strand repeat-containing protein gives MKTLLIFALHVLILSSRSIWGVDFGVTNNADSGSGSLRQAIIDLNASASSETSTITFDPGLGRISLLSDLPAIEVEGVFTTATGDSLIIDGGVKLFSALNRSFNINVSPSSSLALLGTLDSGSLMRLGSGELILEGSNNYTEGTTISGGLLTLYRTGTLAPTGKVAINSGGILDISSIGADSQTISGLSGSEGEIVLGEKTLIIESVLSTVYRGVISGAGSVIKQGPQMLILMGDNTYSGRTEVREGVLQGNTASLQGDIINDASLIFDQISSSEYTGVISGSGTLTKQNTGLLILSNANTYSGGTRISGGILQGNTTSLQGDIINDASLIFDQISSGQYVGVISGSGNVVKKNAGTLILSNANTYSGGTTVIEGILQGNATSLQGDIANDALVVFDQVDTGTYNGMISGTGAVIKQNTGTLFLQGSNHVGGTTINAGTLALLGRLPDIGSVTVNAGVFDISALSASSQTIYNLSGIGGEVVLGENTLIAGSLDDTMYAGVISGAGSFTKDGSGTLTLSAANTYTGATTILSGPLILSGNGSLATNNPVILSGADSIFDITGANGACSIGSLDGVMGSQVLLGANTLTIEGSNDASYAGVISGTGSLIKQGSGKVILAGANTYSGGTLVGAGSLQGSTDSLQGNILNNASIVFDQAYTGTYDGILSGIGAINKQNIGTVVFTSPNTYSGGTMITLGTLALSGSGAICPTGTVIINVGNFDISNITASSQTIGSLIGGGNIFLGEKTLIIATENDTSYVGVVSGAGSLIKQGGGTLTLGETNTYSGGTTINAGTLVLSGSGKLSSIGAVTINAGSFDISNIADSSQTIGDLSGMGGELILGDKTLIQEAFNYTSYAGTIQGSGALIKQGLGTLILTGDNDYSGGTTVNAGVLQGDTNSLQGNILSDAQLVFNQISSGTYEGIISGGGNLVKQGIGMLTPMLSLIN, from the coding sequence ATGAAGACACTGTTAATTTTTGCTTTGCATGTTTTGATTCTAAGCTCTAGATCTATATGGGGAGTTGACTTTGGAGTTACAAATAATGCAGACAGCGGATCTGGAAGCCTTAGGCAAGCAATCATTGACTTAAATGCTTCAGCAAGTTCAGAAACAAGCACGATCACTTTTGATCCAGGTCTTGGCAGGATAAGCCTTCTTAGCGATTTACCTGCCATTGAAGTAGAAGGAGTGTTTACGACAGCTACAGGAGACTCTTTAATAATCGATGGGGGTGTAAAGCTATTTAGTGCATTGAATAGATCTTTTAATATTAATGTTTCCCCTTCTTCTTCTTTAGCTTTATTAGGAACCCTGGATTCAGGATCTCTTATGAGATTAGGTAGTGGAGAGCTCATTTTAGAAGGGAGTAATAACTATACTGAAGGAACAACAATCTCTGGTGGTTTATTAACCCTTTATAGAACGGGGACTCTAGCTCCTACTGGTAAAGTGGCAATCAATTCTGGAGGAATACTTGACATCAGTTCTATTGGAGCTGATTCTCAAACGATCAGTGGTTTAAGTGGATCTGAAGGAGAAATTGTATTAGGAGAAAAAACATTAATTATAGAAAGTGTGCTTTCTACAGTTTATAGAGGGGTTATTAGTGGAGCAGGTTCTGTTATCAAACAGGGACCACAAATGCTAATCTTAATGGGAGATAATACCTATTCTGGAAGAACTGAAGTCAGGGAAGGGGTTTTACAAGGAAATACAGCCAGTCTGCAAGGAGACATTATAAATGATGCTTCTCTTATTTTTGATCAAATTAGCTCAAGCGAGTACACCGGAGTGATTTCAGGATCTGGTACTCTAACCAAACAAAACACAGGGCTGCTTATCTTGAGCAATGCCAATACCTATTCTGGGGGAACCAGAATCAGCGGGGGGATTTTACAAGGAAATACAACCAGCTTACAGGGAGATATCATAAATGATGCTTCTCTTATTTTTGATCAAATTAGCTCAGGTCAGTACGTTGGGGTGATTTCAGGATCTGGTAATGTAGTCAAGAAAAATGCAGGGACACTTATCTTAAGCAATGCGAACACCTATTCTGGAGGGACTACAGTCATTGAAGGAATTCTACAGGGAAATGCAACTAGCCTGCAAGGAGATATTGCAAATGATGCCTTAGTTGTGTTTGATCAAGTTGATACGGGAACATACAATGGAATGATTTCAGGAACAGGGGCTGTAATCAAGCAAAATACAGGAACACTTTTCTTACAAGGTAGTAACCATGTTGGAGGGACAACGATCAACGCAGGAACATTAGCCCTACTAGGGAGACTGCCTGACATAGGGTCTGTTACTGTTAACGCAGGGGTTTTTGATATTAGTGCCCTTTCAGCTTCATCACAAACTATTTATAATTTAAGCGGTATAGGAGGAGAAGTTGTTTTAGGGGAAAATACGCTTATTGCAGGATCGCTAGATGATACAATGTATGCAGGAGTGATTAGCGGAGCTGGTTCTTTTACTAAAGACGGATCAGGAACCCTCACGCTAAGCGCAGCAAACACTTATACCGGAGCAACAACAATCCTTTCTGGACCCCTTATACTTTCTGGTAACGGTTCTTTAGCAACAAATAACCCGGTTATTTTGAGTGGAGCAGATAGTATTTTTGATATTACTGGGGCTAATGGAGCATGTAGCATTGGAAGTCTTGATGGAGTTATGGGAAGCCAAGTTTTATTAGGAGCAAACACATTAACCATTGAAGGTTCTAATGATGCAAGTTATGCAGGGGTCATTAGCGGGACCGGCTCTCTTATTAAACAAGGATCCGGGAAGGTAATTTTAGCAGGAGCAAATACCTATTCTGGAGGAACTTTGGTTGGCGCTGGATCTCTACAAGGAAGTACAGATAGTCTACAAGGAAATATTCTAAACAATGCTTCTATAGTGTTCGATCAAGCATATACAGGAACATATGATGGAATCCTCTCAGGAATAGGGGCAATTAATAAGCAAAATATCGGAACAGTGGTTTTTACAAGCCCCAATACCTATTCTGGAGGAACAATGATCACTTTAGGGACATTGGCTCTTTCAGGATCAGGAGCCATATGCCCTACTGGGACTGTTATTATCAATGTAGGGAATTTTGATATCAGTAACATTACTGCTTCATCGCAAACCATTGGTAGCCTAATTGGAGGCGGAAATATTTTCTTAGGAGAAAAAACACTAATTATAGCAACTGAAAATGACACAAGTTATGTAGGAGTCGTTAGTGGGGCAGGATCTCTTATTAAACAGGGTGGTGGAACATTGACTTTAGGTGAAACTAATACCTACTCTGGAGGGACAACGATTAATGCCGGGACACTAGTTCTTTCAGGATCAGGAAAACTCTCTTCTATAGGAGCTGTTACAATCAACGCAGGAAGCTTTGATATAAGTAACATTGCGGATTCATCACAAACCATAGGTGATTTAAGTGGTATGGGAGGAGAGCTTATTTTAGGAGATAAAACACTGATTCAAGAGGCTTTTAACTATACAAGCTATGCCGGGACAATCCAAGGTTCTGGTGCTCTGATAAAACAGGGTTTGGGAACTCTTATTCTAACAGGCGATAATGACTACTCTGGAGGAACTACAGTGAATGCTGGAGTTCTGCAAGGAGATACAAATAGTTTACAAGGGAATATCTTAAGCGATGCTCAATTAGTATTTAATCAAATAAGTTCTGGAACGTATGAGGGGATTATCAGTGGAGGAGGAAACTTGGTTAAACAAGGAATTGGAATGCTAACCCCAATGTTGAGTTTAATTAACTAA